One region of Fragaria vesca subsp. vesca linkage group LG4, FraVesHawaii_1.0, whole genome shotgun sequence genomic DNA includes:
- the LOC101290854 gene encoding MADS-box transcription factor 17-like: MGRGKVELKRIENPISRQVTFSKRRTSILKKAFELSVLCDTEVALIVFSPSSKPDLYASHDINRTIAMYRSQVGLHQSSNPACSTRITTMEQLWRYETEELRRLTQNLEMKLKNLAGAELSILGMQELKQLERQLKTGLERIRSRMRWIISENISLLKRKNKALQEENARLQKRELEYGVASSSITFGTSAPNVITFQI, from the exons ATGGGTAGGGGGAAAGTGGAGCTGAAGAGAATAGAGAATCCGATCAGCAGGCAGGTGACCTTCTCAAAACGCCGTACCAGCATCCTAAAGAAAGCCTTTGAGCTTTCCGTGCTTTGCGATACTGAAGTTGCTCTCATCGTTTTCTCTCCCTCCAGCAAGCCCGACCTATATGCAAGCCATGA CATAAATAGAACGATTGCGATGTATAGAAGTCAAGTAGGACTGCATCAATCAAGTAACCCTGCATGCTCTACAAGGATTACAACCATGGAGCAG TTATGGAGGTATGAAACTGAAGAGTTAAGAAGGTTAACACAGAACTTGGAAATGAAGCTCAA GAACTTAGCTGGAGCAGAGCTATCAATTTTGGGTATGCAAGAGTTAAAACAGCTAGAGAGACAGTTAAAGACTGGGCTGGAACGCATCCGCTCTAGAATG AGATGGATCATTTCAGAGAATATCAGCTTGCTGAAAAGAAAG AATAAAGCACTGCAAGAGGAAAACGCGCGTCTGCAGAAGAGA GAGCTTGAGTATGGTGTGGCAAGCAGCTCGATAACATTTGGAACAAGTGCACCAAATGTTATTACATTTCAAATATAG